A genomic stretch from Sphaerodactylus townsendi isolate TG3544 linkage group LG15, MPM_Stown_v2.3, whole genome shotgun sequence includes:
- the DUSP14 gene encoding dual specificity protein phosphatase 14 isoform X1, with the protein MVAIDAHYKKSEIRLEGLRCTRARTEALRSSSPLRPRPLPSRQEAAPEDHFLSAQRNRNLGEQFAAQPLLEGGEQLTAVMYAEPSTMNFRNHGFFRRSPPPSVTKPSPTAGNALSVLGGIAQISPCLYLCSGNAASNRHMVYSRAVTCVVNATMEIPNANWPDIDYVKVPVPDLPHAPLSLYFDSVADRIHQTGKKNGRTLVHCVAGVSRSASLCIAYLMKYHRLSLLDAHEWVKSRRPVVRPNVGFWRQLIEYERKLFGKNTVKMVPSPIGLVPDVYEKETRGLVPVWNLR; encoded by the exons ATGGTGGCGATAGATGCGCATTATAAAAAAAGCGAGATCCGTCTGGAAGGACTGCGCTGCACCCGAGCCCGGACGGAGGCACTGAGATCCTCCTCCCCTCTCCGGCCTCGGCCTCTTCCCTCCAGGCAGGAGGCGGCCCCTGAGGATCATTTTCTCTCTGCACAGAGGAACAGGAACTTGGGAGAGCAGTTTGCAGCACAGCCTTTGCTGGAGGGCGGCGAGCAACTGACCG CTGTTATGTACGCTGAACCATCCACCATGAATTTCCGGAACCACGGCTTTTTCCGCCGTTCTCCGCCCCCTTCAGTGACCAAACCGTCCCCTACCGCTGGGAACGCTCTGTCTGTCTTAGGAGGCATTGCCCAAATCTCGCCCTGCCTCTACCTCTGCTCTGGCAATGCAGCATCCAACAGACACATGGTCTACTCCAGGGCAGTGACTTGTGTGGTGAATGCTACCATGGAAATCCCCAATGCCAACTGGCCAGATATTGACTACGTCAAGGTGCCTGTTCCTGACCTTCCTCACGCTCCGCTCTCCTTGTACTTTGATTCTGTGGCCGATAGGATACACCAGACCGGGAAGAAGAATGGAAGAACCCTCGTCCACTGTGTGGCAGGCGTCAGCCGGTCTGCCTCCCTCTGTATTGCCTATTTAATGAAATATCACCGGTTGAGTCTCTTGGATGCCCACGAGTGGGTGAAGAGCAGGCGGCCTGTCGTGAGGCCCAACGTAGGCTTCTGGAGGCAACTCATAGAATATGAACGGAAGCTGTTCGGCAAGAACACTGTCAAGATGGTGCCCTCGCCCATTGGGTTGGTCCCAGATGTCTATGAAAAGGAGACCCGCGGGCTGGTCCCCGTGTGGAATTT
- the DUSP14 gene encoding dual specificity protein phosphatase 14 isoform X2 — MYAEPSTMNFRNHGFFRRSPPPSVTKPSPTAGNALSVLGGIAQISPCLYLCSGNAASNRHMVYSRAVTCVVNATMEIPNANWPDIDYVKVPVPDLPHAPLSLYFDSVADRIHQTGKKNGRTLVHCVAGVSRSASLCIAYLMKYHRLSLLDAHEWVKSRRPVVRPNVGFWRQLIEYERKLFGKNTVKMVPSPIGLVPDVYEKETRGLVPVWNLR; from the coding sequence ATGTACGCTGAACCATCCACCATGAATTTCCGGAACCACGGCTTTTTCCGCCGTTCTCCGCCCCCTTCAGTGACCAAACCGTCCCCTACCGCTGGGAACGCTCTGTCTGTCTTAGGAGGCATTGCCCAAATCTCGCCCTGCCTCTACCTCTGCTCTGGCAATGCAGCATCCAACAGACACATGGTCTACTCCAGGGCAGTGACTTGTGTGGTGAATGCTACCATGGAAATCCCCAATGCCAACTGGCCAGATATTGACTACGTCAAGGTGCCTGTTCCTGACCTTCCTCACGCTCCGCTCTCCTTGTACTTTGATTCTGTGGCCGATAGGATACACCAGACCGGGAAGAAGAATGGAAGAACCCTCGTCCACTGTGTGGCAGGCGTCAGCCGGTCTGCCTCCCTCTGTATTGCCTATTTAATGAAATATCACCGGTTGAGTCTCTTGGATGCCCACGAGTGGGTGAAGAGCAGGCGGCCTGTCGTGAGGCCCAACGTAGGCTTCTGGAGGCAACTCATAGAATATGAACGGAAGCTGTTCGGCAAGAACACTGTCAAGATGGTGCCCTCGCCCATTGGGTTGGTCCCAGATGTCTATGAAAAGGAGACCCGCGGGCTGGTCCCCGTGTGGAATTT